The Halarsenatibacter silvermanii genome includes a region encoding these proteins:
- a CDS encoding ABC transporter substrate-binding protein, translating to MKKLFLISLLLIFVFTGFAMEAEAQETTIEVWFGREEFVPADEFETFHEENPDIQVEFDVIPLEESHTDFMRNHAVGEAPDIVQIFHEFIATLVAEGTVMDISEHIEAWEEEYPEDFAEIYDIAWDLTSYNDGIYGVNIHSGPFYMGYRKDWLDEAGLDEPETFSELLDQLRILQEEVLDEGADEYAYAQPGGAHHPPFWMMSKFMSMGGEFTESGLPIIDSEAGIELIEFYMALSEEGLQDPEADVWASGDMRGSFMGGRAAFFPEAINIFAYTQEELEYNEEWEVMVQPHREGAEEDFVVNTFGWPYMVSSNTEHPEEVMEVLRYLFDPEIVMDVAKRYQPANRADVMETDEYQEAHPYFEILEDAHAEQEPYPTHVRSVQRDDILNEMKYEAQQAEVSAEELAEQYQEKLDELDQ from the coding sequence ATGAAAAAATTATTTTTAATTTCATTATTGCTAATCTTCGTATTCACAGGATTTGCCATGGAGGCCGAGGCTCAGGAGACGACGATAGAGGTCTGGTTCGGCCGGGAAGAATTCGTACCTGCCGATGAGTTTGAAACCTTTCATGAGGAAAATCCCGACATCCAGGTTGAATTCGACGTCATTCCTTTAGAGGAAAGCCACACTGATTTCATGAGAAATCACGCAGTAGGAGAAGCACCTGATATTGTGCAGATCTTCCATGAATTTATAGCCACTCTGGTAGCGGAAGGCACAGTAATGGATATCAGTGAGCATATAGAGGCCTGGGAGGAAGAGTATCCGGAGGATTTTGCCGAGATTTACGATATAGCCTGGGATCTGACCTCCTATAACGATGGGATTTACGGCGTAAATATACATTCCGGCCCTTTTTATATGGGTTATCGCAAGGACTGGCTGGATGAAGCCGGCCTGGACGAGCCCGAGACCTTCAGTGAACTTCTGGACCAGCTGAGAATTCTGCAGGAAGAAGTTCTCGACGAAGGTGCGGACGAGTACGCCTATGCCCAGCCCGGTGGAGCCCATCATCCTCCTTTCTGGATGATGTCGAAGTTTATGTCAATGGGAGGAGAGTTTACCGAGTCAGGTCTGCCCATCATAGATTCGGAAGCCGGCATAGAGCTGATCGAATTTTACATGGCTCTTAGCGAAGAAGGACTACAGGACCCTGAAGCTGATGTCTGGGCCTCGGGTGACATGAGAGGATCCTTCATGGGCGGCAGAGCAGCCTTTTTCCCGGAAGCGATCAATATCTTTGCCTATACCCAGGAAGAGCTGGAATACAATGAGGAATGGGAAGTTATGGTTCAGCCGCACAGAGAAGGAGCCGAAGAGGACTTTGTAGTTAACACCTTCGGCTGGCCCTACATGGTAAGCTCTAACACCGAACACCCTGAAGAAGTTATGGAAGTACTGAGATATCTATTCGATCCGGAAATCGTCATGGATGTGGCCAAAAGATATCAGCCCGCCAACAGGGCCGATGTCATGGAGACGGATGAATACCAGGAAGCCCATCCTTACTTTGAAATCCTGGAAGATGCTCATGCCGAGCAGGAGCCCTATCCCACTCATGTCAGGAGTGTACAGAGAGATGACATCCTGAATGAGATGAAATATGAAGCGCAGCAGGCCGAGGTATCAGCAGAAGAGCTGGCGGAACAGTATCAGGAAAAACTGGATGAACTGGACCAATAA
- a CDS encoding carbohydrate ABC transporter permease: MTKKVRNAFQYINRRLHWIAIFMLVFFTLFPLYWGITSSFKSYTAIYQVPPQLFPVNPLLRAYRYVFNFRGFYRFLFNSTFLAVTSSFLAVSLSVLAAYGFSRFKFKFSSIFFMMFLIPRIIPRASLIIPLFELWSGLGFLNSYVSLIVSYTATAIPLNTMVLTGFFGTIPTALEESAAIDGASMRQRIWHIILPLSKPAIITVSVMSLREAWNEFPFVLTLTTETAMRTLPYQLFMMRDAMGIEDWPVVLAFATVTIVPILVFYLIFQRTVTSGLIEGAIKE, encoded by the coding sequence TTGACTAAAAAAGTCAGGAATGCATTTCAATATATTAACAGACGTCTGCACTGGATAGCCATATTTATGCTGGTCTTTTTCACCCTTTTTCCGCTTTACTGGGGCATAACATCCTCTTTCAAATCCTATACTGCTATATATCAGGTACCCCCTCAATTATTTCCCGTTAATCCTCTTTTGAGAGCTTACAGATATGTATTCAATTTTAGGGGATTTTACAGATTTTTATTCAACAGCACTTTTTTGGCCGTAACTTCCTCCTTTTTAGCAGTGAGTCTGAGCGTACTGGCAGCCTACGGATTTTCCAGATTCAAATTTAAATTTTCGTCGATATTCTTTATGATGTTTTTAATTCCGCGAATAATTCCCCGGGCCAGCCTGATAATCCCTTTATTTGAACTGTGGTCCGGTCTGGGATTTTTAAACAGTTACGTTTCTCTGATAGTTTCCTACACCGCTACAGCTATCCCCTTAAATACAATGGTATTGACCGGATTTTTTGGGACAATTCCCACAGCGCTGGAAGAATCAGCTGCCATTGACGGTGCCTCCATGCGGCAGAGAATATGGCATATAATTTTACCCCTTTCCAAACCGGCTATAATTACAGTATCGGTTATGTCGCTGCGGGAAGCCTGGAATGAATTTCCCTTTGTGCTCACTCTCACCACAGAAACTGCCATGAGAACGCTGCCCTATCAGCTTTTCATGATGAGAGACGCGATGGGCATCGAGGACTGGCCGGTGGTTCTTGCTTTTGCCACGGTCACTATTGTACCCATACTTGTATTCTATCTGATCTTCCAGAGAACGGTAACAAGCGGTCTCATTGAGGGTGCTATTAAAGAATAA
- a CDS encoding DeoR/GlpR family DNA-binding transcription regulator gives MLAEERRKSIAEEVETKGSVEVSNLSKKFGVTRETIRRDLEKLEKQGVLQRTHGGAVNSGREKEELDFDLRKKRKTEAKKKIAEKAFRYIDPNDTIFMDGSSTCFFLARLIQNSNYGDLTVITNSASTCTELAKNKDISVICSGGLIRNHNYTMVGPKARSIISDYNASKFFASCTGITAQNGATEANDLEIEIKREMADRSDKVFLLADHSKFSFIGLSTFLTVDSIDTIITDNIDHENVHGEFGSRDIII, from the coding sequence ATGCTAGCGGAAGAAAGACGCAAATCGATCGCCGAAGAGGTAGAAACCAAAGGCAGCGTCGAGGTCAGCAATTTAAGTAAAAAGTTCGGCGTCACCCGGGAAACGATCCGCCGGGATCTCGAAAAGCTCGAAAAACAGGGGGTACTGCAGAGAACTCACGGCGGCGCCGTCAATTCCGGTCGGGAAAAAGAAGAGCTGGATTTTGATCTGCGCAAAAAACGCAAAACCGAGGCCAAAAAAAAGATAGCTGAAAAAGCATTTAGATATATTGATCCCAACGACACTATTTTTATGGACGGCAGTTCAACCTGCTTTTTTCTGGCCCGCCTCATACAGAACTCAAACTACGGAGATCTCACAGTAATTACCAACTCAGCCAGCACCTGTACTGAACTTGCCAAAAACAAGGATATTTCTGTCATCTGTTCGGGTGGGCTTATCCGCAATCACAATTATACCATGGTCGGTCCCAAGGCCCGGTCTATAATAAGCGACTATAACGCCAGCAAATTTTTCGCTTCCTGTACCGGTATCACCGCTCAAAACGGCGCCACCGAGGCCAATGATCTGGAAATTGAAATCAAGCGTGAGATGGCAGACAGATCGGACAAAGTGTTTCTGCTGGCCGATCATTCCAAATTCAGTTTTATCGGCCTCTCGACATTTTTAACTGTCGACAGCATAGATACTATAATCACCGATAATATCGATCATGAAAACGTCCACGGGGAATTCGGCAGCCGCGATATTATCATCTGA
- a CDS encoding carbohydrate ABC transporter permease, with translation MKKYTGKSKFQKIKENSVPYLLVLPAFAFVAFILWFSVIYGIRMSFYQIELGIPGEPFVGLDNWVNLFGESRFQNSFKLSLIFVAGSVGLGFLLSFSFALGLKKVKLFSVGFQGLALIPYLVSGIATAIIYRFLFARGVGFVNQILLILGVGRIEFLSVPHLAMIVAILANVWFIVPFSTLILLGGLQSIDPNLIEAAIVNGATKMDILRKITIPLIKPMIGIAMVWMSFASFNMFDVILPLTGGGPGRATEVLALYMYRLGFDSLRYSDGAVVMGVILIANVITSVVFLRIFRSEV, from the coding sequence TTGAAAAAATACACAGGTAAGAGCAAATTTCAAAAAATAAAAGAAAATTCAGTGCCTTATCTGCTCGTTCTGCCGGCTTTTGCTTTTGTAGCTTTTATACTCTGGTTTTCGGTTATTTATGGGATAAGGATGTCTTTTTATCAGATAGAGCTTGGTATTCCCGGTGAACCATTTGTGGGTTTGGATAACTGGGTCAATTTGTTTGGTGAATCAAGATTTCAAAATTCTTTTAAACTATCTTTAATATTTGTAGCCGGGAGTGTGGGGCTGGGATTTTTATTGTCTTTTAGCTTTGCTCTGGGATTGAAGAAGGTAAAATTATTCTCCGTCGGGTTTCAGGGTCTGGCCCTTATTCCTTATCTGGTTTCCGGTATAGCTACAGCCATAATTTACAGATTTTTATTCGCCCGGGGGGTTGGTTTTGTCAATCAGATATTGCTTATTCTGGGAGTTGGCAGAATAGAATTTTTGAGCGTTCCTCACCTCGCCATGATTGTGGCAATTCTGGCCAATGTGTGGTTTATTGTTCCATTTTCCACTCTCATTTTGCTGGGAGGTTTGCAATCGATCGATCCCAATTTGATAGAAGCTGCTATCGTTAACGGAGCGACCAAAATGGATATTTTGCGGAAAATCACCATCCCTTTAATAAAACCCATGATAGGTATTGCCATGGTTTGGATGAGTTTTGCCAGCTTTAATATGTTCGATGTTATCCTTCCCCTGACTGGAGGAGGGCCGGGCAGAGCCACAGAGGTGCTGGCTCTTTATATGTACAGGCTGGGTTTTGATAGTCTTCGATATTCTGACGGAGCAGTGGTTATGGGAGTAATCTTAATAGCCAACGTAATAACCAGTGTTGTGTTTTTGAGAATATTTAGAAGTGAGGTGTGA
- a CDS encoding sugar phosphate isomerase/epimerase family protein has protein sequence MKNNLGIFYAYWQKDWMTDFAECARRAAELGFDEIQYELDSVLTAGGGQQEELKETIDELDLEISFSMGLPAEYDISSADSKVRRKGINYLQNSIRKAAEFDCQLIGGLLYGGWGEGLVPGLSDKSDFLQRSIDSMKRVMETAEVCEVNCAVEVVNRFEQFMLNTSAEAVEYVERIDSPRLGIHLDTFHMNIEEHSFADAVETAGDKLFHFHVGENNRRPPGEGEIIPWQEVFDALKGIDYQGSIVMEPFVRDGGDIAQDIMIWRDGEDDELDLDERAERAREFLEDLLA, from the coding sequence ATGAAAAATAATCTCGGGATTTTTTATGCCTACTGGCAGAAGGACTGGATGACCGATTTTGCTGAATGTGCTCGCAGAGCTGCTGAACTGGGGTTCGATGAAATTCAGTACGAGCTGGATTCTGTTTTAACTGCCGGCGGAGGGCAGCAGGAGGAGCTGAAGGAGACCATCGATGAACTGGATCTGGAGATAAGTTTCAGCATGGGGCTGCCGGCTGAGTACGATATTTCTTCGGCCGACAGCAAGGTGAGGAGAAAAGGAATAAACTATCTGCAAAATTCCATCAGAAAGGCGGCGGAATTCGACTGCCAGCTGATCGGAGGTCTGCTTTATGGGGGCTGGGGTGAGGGGCTGGTTCCCGGACTCAGCGATAAATCCGACTTTTTGCAGCGCAGCATCGACAGCATGAAAAGGGTGATGGAGACGGCTGAGGTGTGCGAGGTTAACTGTGCGGTGGAGGTCGTCAATAGATTTGAGCAGTTTATGCTCAACACCAGCGCTGAAGCGGTAGAATACGTCGAGCGGATCGATAGCCCCCGGCTGGGCATCCATCTCGATACCTTCCATATGAATATAGAGGAACACAGCTTTGCGGATGCAGTCGAAACTGCCGGCGATAAACTATTTCATTTTCACGTGGGAGAAAACAACCGGCGTCCTCCCGGAGAAGGGGAGATCATACCCTGGCAGGAGGTTTTCGATGCTTTGAAGGGGATCGATTATCAGGGGTCGATTGTGATGGAACCCTTCGTGCGGGACGGAGGAGATATAGCGCAGGATATCATGATCTGGAGAGACGGCGAAGATGATGAGCTCGATCTGGATGAGAGAGCTGAAAGAGCGCGAGAGTTTTTAGAAGATCTGCTGGCCTGA
- a CDS encoding radical SAM protein, whose protein sequence is MTGQNQLKIALIDGYLDEPSCLGVPPYVSPHIRYLYGALLDAGLPGQNITYFTADRLREECRFREAENHRSTRLEKYDLILVLAGTTVPGNYLSGQPLSLAELRDLSSNVFYPTLVLCGPITMVLGQLPGGKKLRENFDIVSGELSAADIYLRLCRREGKSGSIEADLLARDLKKGGGSVLTDALAIWAEKGTELLERHPRYPRLVIELETFRGCPRRRGCSFCSEPLKKISYQRQPDQIAAEVEAAAVRGVHNFRLGCQTDLLSYHGGRLPPEKASNRPYHSRPDGPESRSSAYLTALRELYRGIRRADPDLNVLHLDNINPGPLARHPRLGKEAVRIISRHNTAGDVAAFGLESADPAVLAANNIDTDVELTFKAIKILNQIGGRRQSGIPKILPGLNFLFGLEGESEETYRLNYRFLERIKSNDLLLRRINIRQVNALGQYQAQEVDRGRFEEFKKKVNRQINRPMLEGVFPRGTVLEGLWPEKKKGKLTYARQPGSYPILVGIPGDHSQRDRLSAQIIDWGYRSITALAHPFHVDKASRAELEAVPGIGQKRAGKIVAEKPRSSKELRELLGPSFPWAEWKDIFKFSSEDTASETQN, encoded by the coding sequence ATGACAGGTCAAAACCAGCTGAAAATAGCCCTGATCGATGGTTATCTCGATGAACCCTCCTGCCTGGGGGTACCTCCCTACGTTTCACCTCACATCCGCTATCTTTATGGAGCTCTGCTGGATGCAGGCCTTCCCGGCCAGAACATTACCTACTTCACCGCCGATCGCCTGCGGGAAGAGTGCCGTTTTCGCGAGGCAGAAAATCACCGCAGCACCCGTCTGGAAAAATACGATCTGATCCTGGTTTTAGCCGGCACCACCGTGCCGGGCAACTATCTCAGCGGGCAGCCGCTCAGTCTGGCTGAACTCCGGGATCTGAGCAGCAATGTTTTTTATCCAACCCTGGTTTTATGCGGTCCTATCACTATGGTTTTAGGTCAGCTGCCCGGCGGCAAAAAGCTGCGCGAAAATTTCGATATAGTCTCAGGAGAGCTTTCCGCGGCCGATATCTATCTCAGGCTCTGCCGGCGCGAGGGAAAAAGCGGCAGCATAGAAGCCGACCTGCTTGCCCGTGATCTCAAAAAAGGAGGCGGGTCCGTTCTGACCGATGCTCTGGCCATCTGGGCTGAAAAAGGAACTGAACTTCTCGAGCGCCATCCCCGCTATCCCCGGCTGGTCATCGAGCTGGAGACATTCAGGGGGTGTCCGCGACGCCGCGGCTGCAGCTTCTGCAGCGAACCGCTCAAAAAGATAAGTTATCAGCGGCAGCCCGATCAGATCGCCGCCGAAGTCGAAGCTGCCGCCGTACGAGGGGTACATAACTTTCGTCTGGGCTGCCAGACCGATCTGCTCTCATATCACGGCGGCCGGCTGCCGCCTGAAAAGGCCAGCAATCGTCCCTATCATTCCCGACCAGATGGGCCTGAAAGCAGAAGTTCAGCCTATCTCACCGCTCTCCGTGAACTTTATCGCGGCATCCGCCGGGCCGATCCCGATCTCAATGTTCTCCATCTCGATAACATAAATCCCGGTCCTTTAGCCCGCCATCCCCGGCTGGGCAAGGAGGCAGTCCGAATCATCTCCCGTCACAATACCGCCGGTGATGTGGCCGCCTTCGGACTTGAGTCGGCCGATCCGGCGGTTCTGGCTGCCAACAATATCGATACCGATGTAGAATTGACCTTCAAAGCGATAAAAATTTTAAACCAGATCGGCGGCCGGCGGCAGTCGGGAATTCCCAAAATTCTCCCCGGTCTCAACTTCCTTTTTGGTCTTGAGGGCGAGAGCGAGGAGACATACAGGCTCAATTACAGGTTTTTGGAGCGCATAAAGTCGAACGACCTGCTTTTAAGACGCATAAATATCAGACAGGTCAACGCCCTGGGACAGTATCAGGCCCAGGAGGTTGACCGCGGCCGCTTCGAGGAGTTTAAGAAAAAGGTCAATCGGCAGATAAACAGGCCCATGCTCGAGGGAGTATTCCCGAGAGGCACGGTGCTCGAGGGGCTCTGGCCTGAAAAGAAGAAAGGTAAATTGACCTACGCCCGCCAGCCGGGGAGCTACCCTATTCTGGTTGGAATTCCCGGCGATCACAGCCAGCGCGACCGGCTTTCAGCCCAAATTATAGACTGGGGCTATCGCTCGATCACAGCCCTTGCTCATCCCTTTCATGTCGATAAAGCCAGCCGGGCCGAACTTGAAGCTGTACCCGGAATCGGCCAAAAAAGGGCTGGAAAAATAGTCGCTGAAAAGCCCCGCAGTTCAAAAGAACTCAGGGAGCTTTTAGGGCCATCTTTCCCCTGGGCCGAATGGAAGGATATATTTAAATTCAGCAGCGAGGATACGGCCAGCGAAACACAAAACTGA
- a CDS encoding ABC transporter substrate-binding protein has protein sequence MKKLFLISLLLIFVFTGFAMEAEAQETTIEVWFGREEFVPDDEFETFHEENPDIQVEFDVIPLEESHTDFMRNHAVGEDPDIVQIFHEFIATMVAEGTVMDISEYIEAWEEDDPEDFAEIYDIAWDLTTYNDGIYGVNIHSAPYYMGYRKDWLDEAGLDEPETWSELLDQLKVLQDEVLEEDADEYAYAQPGGAHHPPFWMMSTFMSMGGEFTESGLPIIDSEAGIELIEFYMALGEEGLQDPEADVWASGDMRGAFMGGRAGFFPEAINIFAYTQEELEYNEEWEVMVQPHREGAEEDFVVNTFGWPHMVSSNTEHPEEVMEVLKYLFDPEIVMDVAKRYQPANRADVLETEEYREAHPYFEILEDAHAEQEPYPTHVRSVQRDDILNEMKYEAQQAEVSAEELAEQYQEKLDELDQ, from the coding sequence ATGAAAAAATTATTTTTAATTTCATTATTGCTAATCTTCGTATTCACAGGATTTGCCATGGAGGCCGAGGCCCAAGAGACGACGATAGAGGTCTGGTTCGGCCGGGAAGAATTCGTACCTGATGATGAATTTGAAACCTTTCATGAGGAAAATCCCGACATCCAGGTTGAATTCGACGTCATTCCTTTAGAGGAAAGCCACACGGATTTCATGAGAAATCATGCTGTGGGTGAGGATCCAGATATCGTGCAGATCTTCCATGAATTTATAGCTACAATGGTAGCAGAAGGCACAGTAATGGATATCAGCGAATATATAGAAGCCTGGGAAGAGGACGATCCGGAAGATTTTGCCGAAATTTACGATATAGCCTGGGATTTAACCACTTATAACGACGGGATTTACGGTGTAAACATACATTCTGCCCCTTATTATATGGGTTATCGCAAGGACTGGCTGGATGAAGCCGGTCTGGATGAACCAGAAACCTGGAGTGAACTTCTGGATCAGCTGAAAGTTTTACAGGATGAAGTTCTCGAAGAAGATGCGGACGAGTACGCCTATGCTCAGCCCGGCGGAGCCCATCATCCTCCCTTCTGGATGATGTCGACTTTCATGTCGATGGGAGGAGAGTTTACCGAGTCAGGTCTGCCCATCATAGATTCGGAAGCCGGTATAGAGCTGATCGAATTCTACATGGCTCTTGGCGAAGAAGGACTGCAGGATCCTGAAGCTGACGTCTGGGCCTCGGGTGACATGAGAGGTGCTTTCATGGGCGGCAGAGCAGGCTTCTTCCCGGAAGCTATCAATATCTTTGCCTACACTCAGGAAGAGCTGGAATACAATGAGGAATGGGAAGTTATGGTGCAGCCTCACAGGGAAGGAGCCGAAGAGGACTTTGTGGTCAACACCTTCGGCTGGCCCCATATGGTAAGTTCCAACACCGAGCACCCTGAAGAAGTGATGGAGGTATTGAAATATCTGTTCGATCCGGAAATCGTCATGGATGTAGCCAAAAGATATCAGCCCGCCAACAGAGCTGATGTTCTGGAAACAGAAGAATACCGGGAAGCCCATCCTTACTTTGAAATCCTGGAAGATGCTCATGCCGAGCAGGAGCCCTATCCCACTCATGTCAGGAGTGTACAGAGGGATGACATCCTGAATGAGATGAAATATGAAGCGCAGCAGGCCGAGGTATCAGCAGAAGAGCTGGCGGAACAGTATCAGGAAAAACTGGATGAACTGGACCAATAA
- a CDS encoding D-2-hydroxyacid dehydrogenase, translated as MTKNSQEIVMMLTRDWPEKYTERLEEKEPDLRVIQAIEREEQQQALNRAEIVVGLAREFEIDLLVEAEGVEWIQTLTAGVDEIINSPGAEKLEERGVKITSMSGIHGDVMAEHTFGYLIGFSRRFHEYRDQQRENTWERLEMDRLSGRKLLIIGMGSIGREIARVGRVMNMKVAGIKRDVSEDVKEVDELYPSEKLEEAAAECDYAVSILPYTPETEGMLAGEFFSALPDDAYFVNVGRGEVVDEKALLQALDDKELAGAGLDVFAQEPLPEDSPFFERDNVIMTPHVAGIFPGYYDRALEIFQDNLERYRRGDELKNRVSYELGY; from the coding sequence ATGACAAAAAATTCGCAGGAAATTGTTATGATGCTGACCAGGGACTGGCCGGAAAAATATACTGAACGACTGGAGGAAAAAGAGCCCGACCTGAGAGTTATTCAGGCTATTGAGCGAGAGGAGCAGCAGCAGGCGCTTAATCGGGCTGAGATAGTGGTGGGTCTGGCTCGTGAATTCGAAATAGACCTGCTGGTCGAGGCAGAGGGAGTCGAATGGATTCAGACTCTGACGGCCGGGGTGGATGAGATTATCAATTCGCCCGGGGCTGAGAAACTGGAAGAGAGAGGCGTAAAAATTACCAGCATGAGCGGTATTCATGGCGATGTCATGGCCGAACATACCTTTGGATATTTGATCGGTTTTTCCCGGAGATTTCACGAGTACCGCGACCAGCAGAGGGAGAATACCTGGGAGCGTCTGGAGATGGACCGCCTCAGCGGGAGGAAGCTCCTGATAATCGGGATGGGATCTATAGGCCGGGAGATCGCCCGGGTTGGCAGAGTTATGAATATGAAGGTGGCCGGAATCAAACGCGATGTTTCGGAGGATGTAAAAGAGGTGGACGAGTTGTATCCTTCTGAAAAACTCGAGGAAGCGGCGGCAGAATGCGATTATGCTGTCTCGATACTGCCCTACACCCCCGAAACTGAAGGAATGTTGGCCGGAGAGTTTTTCTCCGCCCTGCCGGATGATGCCTATTTTGTAAATGTCGGACGGGGGGAAGTAGTCGACGAGAAGGCGCTTTTGCAGGCTCTGGACGATAAAGAATTGGCCGGAGCCGGCCTGGATGTATTTGCCCAGGAGCCGCTGCCGGAGGATTCACCCTTCTTTGAGCGAGATAATGTTATTATGACGCCGCATGTGGCCGGTATTTTTCCGGGATATTATGATCGAGCCCTGGAAATATTTCAGGATAATCTGGAGAGGTATCGACGGGGAGATGAGCTCAAAAACAGAGTGAGTTATGAGCTGGGTTACTGA